A part of Liolophura sinensis isolate JHLJ2023 chromosome 1, CUHK_Ljap_v2, whole genome shotgun sequence genomic DNA contains:
- the LOC135461345 gene encoding hematopoietic prostaglandin D synthase-like produces MPVYKLYYFNARARAEGIRWLMSLAGVEFEDIRIDRNDWPTKKQEMPFGYVPVLEVEGQRLSESQAIARYLANKFDLAGKTDWEKALADQYVDVIYDILPPTRAIRLAPNEEVKAQRTKNFIEVDGPRILANLERCLESSRSEYLVGDSLTWADVMVASYLDLYIDRITPDFGDLLDKFPKLQAHLDRIRTVPQIAAFIAKRPKTFL; encoded by the exons ATGCCCGTGTATAAACTGTATTATTTCAACGCCCGTGCACGTGCTGAGGGGATCCGATGGCTGATGTCCCTGGCTGGCGTGGAATTCGAGGATATACGCATTGACAGAAATGACTGGCCAACGAAAAAGCAAG AAATGCCATTCGGCTACGTCCCTGTTTTGGAGGTGGAAGGCCAGCGACTTTCAGAAAGTCAGGCTATTGCTCGATATTTGGCCAATAAGTTTG ACCTTGCAGGAAAAACAGACTGGGAGAAAGCTTTAGCTGACCAATACGTTGACGTCATCTATGATATTTTGCCTCCAACCAGAGCTATCCGTCTGGCTCCAAATGAGGAGGTCAAG GCACAGCGTACGAAAAATTTCATTGAGGTGGACGGTCCTCGTATCTTGGCTAATTTAGAGAGATGCTTGGAATCCAGCAGATCAGAATATTTGGTCGGTGATAGT CTAACATGGGCAGACGTAATGGTGGCCTCGTACCTTGACTTGTACATCGACAGAATCACGCCAGATTTCGGTGATTTGTTGGACAAGTTTCCTAAACTTCAGGCTCATTTGGACAGAATCCGCACCGTTCCACAGATTGCAGCCTTCATTGCAAAACGCCCAAAGACATtcttgtaa